The following is a genomic window from Methanocella sp..
TAAGCCCTCGATAAACAGGAAAGAATAAATAAATAAATTTCGTTTTTTACTAAAAATTTGGTTAATATCGATGAAAATATTAAAAAAATTTAAACGATTATCTTCCATCCGCCATCATCGACCATGTTGAAAGTCCCGTCTATATAGTATACCTGTCCCGGAGAGCGGCTGTAGTGGATACTGCTCCAGTGTACGGCGACGGCGTTATGGCCGCCGATCCTGCCTGTGGACTGGATCGAGTCCGTCAGGATGTATTGTATCGCCATCTTTTCCCCGGCCGTGCCGTAGGTCCGGGACATGTTCTCCTCCATGCTCAGGATAGAGTCCCTGCCCATTGGCTTCAGCGTCGAGCCGTCGACAGTGACGAGCAACCTGGCAGCACGGGTATATTCGCCCGAGCTGATGCGGTCGAAATAGCTCTGGGCTGTCCGTTCAGGAGTACTGTCGATGTCGTCCGGGCCGTAAACGCTATTGAGCGCGTAGGCGACTATCCCGTCAGACGACTTGACCATATAGAATATCGGGACCGGTGAGGAAGGGTGCATGTAGTATATGACCTCGAAGCTCAGGTTCGAGCCCATGTACTGGATCGTCTTCGTGCCGTAATAGACGGTGCAGTTATTGTACTGGCCGGCGGGCACGATTACCGAGTCGGTGCCGTAATAATCATACGTTGATCCCGGAGTGTTCCATGTCTCGTCCATCGTGGTCATGTTCAAAGACTTCGGCATAGCTACCGTCTGCATGCCTTCGCCATCGATGACAGTCAGGGTCGCGTTGTTGACGCCCTCGTGGCTCCGGTTAAGCCAGGCGTCCAGGCGGCTGGAAACGTTACCGCTAACCGTAACAGAAGCGAGCCGGTCGCCGTCCTTTTCGCCCGGGTAGGCGAGCACCGTGAGCAGCCCCTGGCTCTGATTTTCGGCCGTGGCTATCGTATAGGTCGCCATGCTGAATTTAGCAGGGTCGAAAACGTCTTTTCCGGCCAGCGTCGCCTTATGGTCCGTCGACGGGGCGGTGCAGCCCGCCAGCGATACGATCGCCGCGAGTACGATGAGGACAAGTACACAGGTCATGCTCTTCTTTGTCATTCTATCGGCTCCATTTCGAGCAGTTTTGCCACGGCATACGCCGGGAATACGTGGGAGATATCAGTACCTGCTCCCACATAAGTGTATGGGAAGCCCAGCTCGTCCAGCGCGTCCTTCGCGATGAAGCTGCCCAGGCCACAGATGGCCGCGCGCCGGATGCAGTAGTTCTCGGATACGGTGGCTATTCCCTCTTTCAGGTCTTCCACCTGCGACCAGTATGCCTGCTTCGCGATCTCCAGGGCTTCTTCCCGCGACAGCTCATCAAGGTCGCAGCACACCACGCGGGCCAGCCGCAGGGCGGACGCCGCTTTCGTCTTCCTGGCCCCGTCCGGCGTATCGCAGGAATAGTCCTTCTGGCCGATATGGCCGAGGAGCAGGTTCACGTCGGCCGTTATGGCGAAAAGCTCCGAAGCCGTCCGCACGGCCATGTCCCGTAGAAAGACCGCCCGCAGCAGGGCAGCCACGTTCGTACGTAACGCGCCAGCGTAGATCAGCTCGCTCCGGGAGAGCCGCTGGAAGTCCGTCAGGCCCGCCACAGGGATGCCGGCCACTATTGGTATTATGTCGGTGGTAGTGCTTCCGATGTCGATGAACAGGATGTCTTTATGGACGCAGCCGATAAAGCGGGCGGACGCCGACCAGTTCGAAGCCGATAATAGGTGATGATCACCCGCACTGGGGTAAAATTTCCCGTCGCTGCCGTAGAAAACGGCTTCCGGGAAGACTTTCTTCACTTCACCTGCGATATGCCCGATACCTTCCTTTTTCGAGGCGAAGCAGTCGGCCAGCTCGCCGGTGATCGTTACGCCGACGGCGTCTGTCTTCCCGGCCTTTTTCTTAATATCACGGAGAGTGCCCGCGATATCGCAGCCCTTCCACAGGGGCAGGTATTTTGAGTAGGTGAACTTTCCGTTAGAAGTTGCAGCCTTTGTGTTCGCGCCTCCGATGTCGATGCCCAGCTTCATGATCGCTTCTCCAGATCGGCCTTAGTGAACGAGTAATGCCCTTTTATGCCCACGCTCTCGGGTAGAGTGCCGAATCGGGCCCTGAGTATGAGGTCCGCGATATTGGCGTCCAGTACCTTATCGAGCGCGAGGACGGCCGTCGTCGGCCTCGGGTTGACGTCGACCACGTAA
Proteins encoded in this region:
- a CDS encoding hydantoinase/oxoprolinase family protein translates to MKLGIDIGGANTKAATSNGKFTYSKYLPLWKGCDIAGTLRDIKKKAGKTDAVGVTITGELADCFASKKEGIGHIAGEVKKVFPEAVFYGSDGKFYPSAGDHHLLSASNWSASARFIGCVHKDILFIDIGSTTTDIIPIVAGIPVAGLTDFQRLSRSELIYAGALRTNVAALLRAVFLRDMAVRTASELFAITADVNLLLGHIGQKDYSCDTPDGARKTKAASALRLARVVCCDLDELSREEALEIAKQAYWSQVEDLKEGIATVSENYCIRRAAICGLGSFIAKDALDELGFPYTYVGAGTDISHVFPAYAVAKLLEMEPIE